From a single Calothrix sp. NIES-2098 genomic region:
- a CDS encoding lactoylglutathione lyase, with protein sequence MRLLHTMLRVGNLEESLKFYSDVLGMKLLRRKDYPDGKFTLAFVGYGDESDHTVLELTYNWGVEKYELGNAYGHIAIGVDDIYATCEAIRNRGGKVVREPGPMKHGTTVIAFVEDPDGYKIELIQLGTQGIETKQESQQLVTQ encoded by the coding sequence ATGCGCTTACTTCATACAATGCTACGGGTCGGCAATCTTGAAGAGTCCTTGAAATTCTACAGTGATGTCCTGGGAATGAAATTGCTGCGTCGAAAAGATTATCCAGATGGAAAATTTACTCTAGCTTTTGTTGGCTATGGTGACGAAAGCGACCATACAGTTCTAGAACTAACTTACAACTGGGGGGTAGAAAAGTACGAATTAGGTAATGCCTATGGTCATATTGCCATTGGTGTTGATGATATTTATGCCACCTGTGAAGCAATCAGAAATCGTGGCGGTAAGGTAGTGCGGGAACCAGGGCCAATGAAACACGGTACTACCGTAATTGCATTTGTGGAAGATCCGGACGGGTATAAAATTGAACTGATTCAATTGGGTACTCAAGGAATAGAGACAAAACAGGAATCACAACAACTGGTAACTCAGTAA
- a CDS encoding enolase, whose protein sequence is MSTILDSAIEAIVAREILDSRGRPTVEAEVHLLNGAVGLAQVPSGASTGTFEAHELRDKDKGRYGGKGVLKAVQNVQEVIAPNLLNFDALNQELLDRTMIALDGSANKSHLGANAILAVSLAAAKAGAESLGLPLYRYLGGPLANLLPVPLMNVINGGAHAANNVDFQEFMIVPVGASSFQEALRWGAEVFATLSEVLADKGLLTGVGDEGGFAPNLESNQVALELLVAAIEKAGYQPGEQVALALDVAASEFYKDGQYVYDGKPHAPTEFIDYLAKLVDQYPIVSIEDGLHEEDWENWQLLTQKLGSRVQLVGDDLFVTNANRLQKGIEQKAGNAILIKLNQIGSLTETLETIDLATRSSFRSVISHRSGETEDTTIADLAVATRAGQIKTGSLCRSERVAKYNRLLRIEHELGDRALYAGAVGLGPK, encoded by the coding sequence ATGAGTACAATTCTAGATTCTGCCATTGAGGCGATTGTTGCTCGCGAAATTCTCGACTCGCGGGGTAGACCTACAGTTGAAGCAGAAGTACATTTGCTCAACGGTGCTGTAGGACTGGCACAGGTTCCCAGTGGTGCTTCGACCGGCACTTTTGAAGCACATGAACTGCGAGATAAAGATAAAGGCCGTTACGGGGGTAAGGGAGTACTTAAAGCAGTACAAAACGTCCAAGAGGTCATCGCTCCCAATTTATTAAACTTTGATGCTCTCAACCAAGAATTGCTAGATCGCACGATGATTGCCTTGGATGGTTCGGCAAACAAATCTCATTTGGGTGCAAATGCAATTTTGGCGGTTTCTTTAGCAGCAGCCAAAGCCGGTGCTGAGTCTCTGGGGCTGCCCTTATATCGCTATTTGGGCGGGCCTTTAGCAAATTTGTTGCCAGTGCCTTTGATGAACGTGATTAACGGTGGTGCCCATGCTGCTAACAACGTCGATTTTCAAGAGTTTATGATTGTCCCAGTTGGGGCATCTTCCTTCCAGGAAGCATTGCGCTGGGGTGCTGAGGTGTTTGCTACCCTGAGCGAAGTACTGGCTGATAAAGGCTTGTTGACTGGTGTAGGCGATGAAGGCGGCTTTGCCCCTAACTTAGAGTCCAATCAGGTAGCTTTAGAATTACTCGTTGCTGCCATTGAGAAAGCTGGTTATCAGCCAGGGGAACAAGTAGCTTTAGCGTTGGATGTGGCCGCTAGTGAGTTTTACAAGGATGGACAGTATGTTTACGATGGTAAACCCCACGCACCCACAGAATTTATTGATTATTTAGCCAAGTTAGTTGACCAATACCCGATTGTCTCGATTGAGGATGGCTTGCATGAGGAAGATTGGGAAAATTGGCAATTGCTCACCCAGAAACTTGGTTCGCGAGTGCAGTTGGTAGGCGATGACTTGTTTGTCACTAACGCCAACCGCTTGCAAAAGGGAATTGAGCAAAAAGCTGGCAACGCCATTTTGATTAAACTCAATCAAATTGGTTCCTTGACCGAAACTTTGGAAACAATTGACTTAGCGACTCGCAGCAGTTTCCGATCGGTCATTAGCCATCGTTCTGGTGAAACGGAAGATACAACGATCGCGGATTTAGCTGTAGCTACCCGTGCCGGTCAAATCAAAACTGGTTCTTTATGTCGTAGCGAACGGGTGGCAAAATACAATCGCTTGCTACGCATTGAACATGAACTAGGCGATCGCGCCCTATATGCTGGCGCAGTTGGTTTAGGGCCGAAGTAG
- a CDS encoding N-acetyl-gamma-glutamyl-phosphate reductase encodes MGKNGRVPVGIVGASGYGGVQLVRLLMDHPEVELVYLGGESSAGKPFADLYPHLAHAVSLPIEAVDAEIIAQRCEAVFLSLPNGLACQITPKLIEKGCKVLDLSADYRFTDLATYTTWYGKDRSDQTTAATAVYGLPELYRDRISEAQLVGCPGCYPTASLLALSPLLKQGLIVPETAIIDAKSGTSGGGRQAKINMLLAEADNSLAAYGVARHRHTPEIEQICSDLAGHEITIQFTPHLIPMVRGILATVYATLRDPGLVRDDMVTIYNAFYRNSPWVKVCESGIYPQTKWASGSNLCYIGIEVDPRTGRVIVMSAIDNLIKGQAGQAIQCLNIMMGWDETLGLPRLGFYP; translated from the coding sequence ATGGGCAAAAATGGACGCGTACCCGTTGGGATTGTTGGCGCGTCAGGCTATGGCGGAGTGCAGTTAGTACGACTACTGATGGATCATCCAGAAGTCGAACTAGTTTATCTAGGCGGTGAGAGCAGTGCAGGAAAACCCTTTGCGGATCTCTATCCCCATCTAGCTCATGCAGTTAGCCTGCCAATAGAGGCGGTCGATGCAGAAATCATCGCCCAGCGCTGTGAAGCAGTATTTCTGTCGCTACCAAATGGTCTGGCTTGCCAAATTACGCCAAAACTAATAGAAAAAGGCTGCAAAGTACTAGATCTGAGCGCTGATTATCGATTTACAGATTTGGCAACCTATACCACTTGGTATGGCAAAGACAGAAGCGATCAAACAACTGCGGCTACAGCAGTATACGGATTACCGGAACTTTACCGCGATCGCATTAGCGAAGCCCAGCTGGTCGGCTGTCCTGGTTGCTATCCTACAGCTAGTCTTCTAGCTCTTTCCCCACTTTTGAAACAGGGCTTAATTGTACCCGAAACCGCGATTATCGATGCGAAATCTGGTACCTCTGGCGGGGGACGGCAAGCCAAAATCAATATGCTTTTAGCTGAGGCTGACAACTCCCTTGCTGCATACGGAGTTGCGCGTCACCGTCACACTCCAGAAATTGAGCAGATTTGTAGCGATCTCGCAGGGCACGAAATCACAATTCAATTTACGCCCCATCTCATCCCAATGGTGCGGGGAATTTTGGCAACTGTATATGCTACATTGCGCGATCCCGGACTTGTTCGAGATGATATGGTGACAATTTATAATGCTTTTTACCGTAATTCACCTTGGGTAAAAGTCTGCGAAAGCGGCATTTATCCGCAAACAAAATGGGCTAGCGGCAGCAATCTTTGTTACATAGGTATAGAAGTTGACCCGCGCACCGGACGCGTGATTGTCATGTCAGCAATCGATAACCTAATTAAAGGGCAGGCGGGTCAAGCAATTCAGTGTTTAAATATCATGATGGGTTGGGATGAAACCTTAGGGTTGCCCAGATTGGGGTTTTATCCCTAG
- a CDS encoding 3,4-dihydroxy-2-butanone 4-phosphate synthase yields MSKPKTKRQSQATPLNSSDQSAGVAPQVEKALNQSPESETLATASTHNGASSSFKFDSIDAALADLKAGRVIVVVDDENRENEGDLICAAQFATPDTINFMAVEARGLICLAMTGDRLDELDLPLMVSNITDTNQTAFTVSIDAGPHLGVSTGISAEDRARTIQVTLNPATKPLDLRRPGHIFPIRAKAGGVLKRAGHTEAAVDLSRLAGLYPAGVICEIQNPDGSMARLPQLIEYAQSHNLKIISIADLISYRLQHDRLVTRESIADLPTQFGHFKIYAYRHTLDNSEHVAIVKGDPENFKNEPVMVRMHSECLTGDALGSLRCDCRMQLQAALKMIESAGQGVVVYLRQEGRGIGLINKLKAYSLQDMGLDTVEANERLGFAADLRDYGMGAQMLMDLGVKQIRLITNNPRKIAGVKGYSLEVVDRVPLLIEANDYNSYYLATKAKKLGHMLLQTYLVTVAIHWQDDPQSVTQRYERLEKIRHLAKTHDLLLQEEARPLAIALFDKPSLTVHLGFDQPKVADCDWYRQQGHPYLQAICQILDQLATLPYIQKLEFLISAGSDPLSNLQVQLDRQTFETNTLPSAICDRLETQQIYSFSK; encoded by the coding sequence GTGTCAAAGCCTAAGACTAAACGGCAGTCGCAAGCCACTCCCCTAAACTCTAGCGACCAGAGCGCTGGGGTGGCTCCTCAAGTAGAGAAAGCCTTGAACCAATCGCCTGAGTCGGAAACTCTTGCTACAGCGTCAACTCATAACGGCGCTAGCTCATCTTTTAAGTTTGATTCCATTGACGCGGCTTTAGCAGATTTAAAAGCTGGTCGTGTCATCGTCGTGGTAGATGACGAAAATCGCGAAAACGAAGGCGACTTGATTTGTGCTGCCCAGTTTGCCACACCCGACACGATCAATTTCATGGCGGTGGAAGCAAGAGGGCTGATTTGTCTGGCAATGACAGGCGATCGCCTAGATGAACTGGACTTACCATTAATGGTGAGCAATATTACAGACACTAACCAAACAGCTTTTACTGTCAGCATTGACGCTGGCCCTCATTTGGGAGTGTCTACCGGCATCTCAGCCGAAGACCGCGCGCGTACTATTCAAGTTACTCTTAACCCAGCAACCAAACCTTTAGATTTACGTCGTCCCGGTCATATTTTTCCAATTCGTGCCAAAGCCGGAGGCGTACTCAAACGCGCAGGACATACAGAAGCGGCGGTAGACTTATCTCGATTAGCAGGGTTATATCCGGCTGGGGTAATTTGTGAAATTCAAAACCCTGATGGTTCGATGGCGCGCTTGCCGCAGCTAATCGAGTATGCTCAAAGTCACAATCTCAAAATTATCAGTATTGCTGATTTAATCAGTTATCGTCTCCAGCACGATCGCCTAGTTACCCGCGAAAGCATTGCCGATTTACCCACCCAGTTCGGTCACTTCAAAATCTACGCTTACCGTCATACCTTAGATAATTCTGAACACGTTGCCATTGTCAAAGGCGATCCCGAAAACTTCAAAAACGAGCCAGTGATGGTGCGGATGCATTCAGAATGTTTAACTGGCGATGCTTTGGGTTCTTTGCGCTGCGATTGTCGGATGCAGTTGCAAGCAGCGTTAAAAATGATTGAAAGTGCGGGTCAAGGTGTAGTAGTCTACCTGCGTCAAGAAGGACGGGGAATTGGCTTGATTAACAAGCTGAAAGCCTATTCCTTACAAGATATGGGTTTGGATACAGTGGAGGCGAACGAGCGTTTGGGATTCGCCGCCGATCTGCGAGACTACGGGATGGGCGCACAAATGCTCATGGATTTGGGCGTGAAACAGATTCGCCTAATTACCAATAATCCCCGCAAAATTGCTGGGGTCAAGGGCTATAGTTTGGAAGTAGTCGATCGCGTGCCCTTATTGATTGAGGCTAATGACTACAATTCCTATTACCTAGCGACTAAGGCGAAAAAGCTGGGTCATATGCTGTTGCAAACCTATTTGGTAACAGTAGCAATTCATTGGCAGGACGATCCCCAATCGGTAACGCAACGCTATGAACGCTTAGAAAAAATTCGGCATTTAGCGAAAACTCATGACCTTTTGCTGCAAGAAGAAGCACGACCATTAGCGATCGCTCTATTTGACAAGCCTTCCTTAACAGTACACTTAGGTTTCGATCAACCGAAAGTGGCTGATTGTGATTGGTATCGGCAGCAAGGTCATCCTTACCTGCAAGCAATCTGTCAAATTCTTGACCAACTAGCAACTTTACCTTATATCCAAAAGCTAGAATTTCTAATTTCTGCTGGTAGCGATCCCTTAAGCAATCTGCAAGTCCAACTCGATCGGCAGACTTTTGAGACTAATACCCTACCTTCTGCAATTTGCGATCGCCTAGAAACTCAGCAAATCTATAGTTTTAGCAAATAA
- a CDS encoding N-acetylmuramoyl-L-alanine amidase: MRFREWATKVMLIFLLFATLILALFAGKVTKPQNNTATSIPEAIAWSEYPKAQLQSAKNPSSESQNVLKSRVKKSQSQPSRSVARYSTTEAFARYKPRYEIAPVDPSNYGDRYATDINGVPVRNQPIIVLHETSNSASSAINFFQTPHDNENIQASYHTLIKRDGTLVYLIPPEKRAFGAGNSVFNGPNGAETVKTNPNLPSSVNNFAYHVSLETPPEAWGDNKIQTHSGYTEAQYHSLAWLIAQSQVPEDRITTHRAVDRSGQRVDPISFDFNEFFNLLNTYRQLRPVNRVNR; the protein is encoded by the coding sequence ATGAGATTTAGAGAATGGGCGACTAAAGTCATGCTGATTTTTCTATTGTTCGCCACTCTAATTTTGGCGTTGTTTGCCGGGAAAGTTACAAAACCACAGAACAATACAGCAACATCAATCCCAGAGGCTATAGCCTGGAGTGAGTATCCCAAGGCGCAATTACAATCTGCAAAAAACCCCAGTAGCGAATCTCAGAACGTGCTGAAATCGCGAGTCAAAAAGAGTCAGAGTCAGCCGAGTCGTTCTGTAGCAAGGTATAGCACTACTGAAGCTTTTGCCAGATACAAACCTCGATATGAAATAGCGCCTGTAGATCCAAGCAACTACGGCGATCGCTATGCTACAGATATTAATGGCGTACCTGTACGGAATCAACCGATAATAGTACTGCATGAAACTAGTAACTCTGCATCCAGCGCTATTAATTTTTTTCAAACGCCTCATGATAATGAAAATATCCAAGCTAGTTATCACACATTAATTAAGCGCGATGGGACGCTGGTTTATCTCATTCCCCCAGAAAAGCGCGCCTTTGGTGCAGGTAACTCAGTGTTTAACGGGCCTAATGGTGCTGAAACTGTCAAAACTAACCCTAATTTGCCATCATCGGTAAATAACTTTGCCTATCATGTTTCTTTAGAAACACCGCCAGAGGCTTGGGGAGATAACAAAATACAAACTCACAGCGGCTATACAGAGGCTCAATATCATTCTCTAGCTTGGTTAATCGCTCAAAGTCAAGTTCCAGAGGATCGCATTACTACTCATCGCGCTGTAGATAGATCGGGTCAAAGAGTTGACCCCATAAGTTTTGATTTTAACGAGTTCTTCAATTTACTTAATACCTATCGTCAGTTAAGACCAGTCAATAGGGTAAATAGATAA
- a CDS encoding Rieske [2Fe-2S] domain-containing protein, which produces MEESLSGNSKIPVREKTRRNFLVYLVGSSLTSIAIGYIFPKPSQSREVDLETLCSFYPHNSRCQNYLPGVEAQDTNSKAIKVDALLATATPGIPIPVHGLPNDSVDYLIIKDGPQIAEYAISPICTHLGCTVKWNTEKNRFICPCHGSQYDSLGRVVHGPARRSLPLITVVVKQNQVRLVGTKPAIDPR; this is translated from the coding sequence ATGGAAGAATCTCTCTCTGGTAATAGCAAAATTCCAGTGAGGGAAAAAACGCGACGGAATTTCTTAGTCTACCTCGTCGGTAGTAGTCTCACCTCGATCGCGATCGGATATATCTTTCCAAAACCTAGCCAGAGTCGTGAGGTAGATTTAGAAACTCTTTGCTCGTTTTACCCGCACAATTCGCGTTGTCAAAATTATCTTCCAGGCGTTGAAGCGCAAGATACTAATAGTAAAGCGATTAAGGTTGATGCACTATTAGCCACCGCAACTCCCGGAATTCCCATTCCTGTTCATGGATTGCCAAATGATAGCGTCGATTATCTCATTATTAAAGACGGGCCACAAATTGCTGAGTATGCTATCAGTCCGATTTGCACTCATTTAGGATGCACAGTTAAGTGGAATACTGAAAAAAACCGCTTTATCTGCCCTTGTCATGGATCTCAATATGATTCTTTAGGGCGAGTTGTTCACGGCCCGGCTAGGCGTTCTTTGCCACTGATTACAGTAGTAGTCAAGCAAAATCAAGTTCGTCTGGTTGGAACTAAGCCTGCAATCGATCCTCGTTAA
- a CDS encoding phosphatidate cytidylyltransferase, protein MSTFPDLDSISPLWLQIAIVAVWVLFILAIAWGVNRFAHKDPEIVRKIVHIGTGNVILLAWWLNIPASIGITASILASAVTLLSYRFPILPGINSVGRQSLGTFFYSVSFGILVGCFWYLQQPQYAALGILVMTWGDGLAALIGQRFGKHKYKVFGLQKSWEGSLTMTLVSWLVSSLVLLGVQGNIWQTWVVALIVAVVATGLEAFSFLGIDNLTVPLGSAALAFFLIQRLPLQ, encoded by the coding sequence GTGAGTACATTTCCTGATTTAGATTCCATTTCTCCTTTATGGCTACAAATTGCGATCGTTGCGGTTTGGGTGTTATTTATTTTAGCGATCGCCTGGGGAGTTAATCGCTTTGCCCATAAAGATCCAGAAATTGTCCGCAAGATAGTTCATATTGGTACTGGCAATGTGATTTTGTTAGCTTGGTGGTTAAATATTCCTGCAAGTATAGGCATTACAGCTTCAATTCTAGCTAGCGCTGTCACTTTGTTGTCTTACCGCTTTCCGATTCTCCCAGGTATTAATAGTGTTGGTCGTCAAAGTTTGGGGACATTTTTTTACTCTGTCAGTTTCGGTATTTTAGTTGGCTGCTTCTGGTACTTGCAACAACCGCAGTATGCAGCTTTAGGAATTTTGGTGATGACCTGGGGAGATGGACTAGCAGCGCTAATTGGTCAACGCTTTGGCAAACATAAGTATAAAGTGTTTGGCTTACAAAAAAGCTGGGAAGGTTCTTTGACGATGACCCTGGTTAGTTGGCTTGTGAGTAGTTTAGTTTTGCTCGGTGTTCAAGGCAATATTTGGCAAACTTGGGTAGTAGCTTTAATAGTGGCAGTTGTCGCTACTGGTTTAGAAGCATTTTCGTTTCTAGGTATTGATAATTTGACCGTTCCTCTAGGTAGTGCGGCTTTAGCATTTTTCTTAATTCAGCGACTTCCACTTCAGTAA
- a CDS encoding peptidase M15D vanX D-ala-D-ala dipeptidase: protein MRPYHQIPICECSEPLVEIPLKLFAVESPHPYEKLGAPYGIHSPYHLRQTVVENLIQAQNYLQLLHPNWYIQIFDAYRPVAVQQFMVDYSFTQALNQRGLIEAELSSSQRQELWELVYQIWAAPSLDEKTPPPHSTGAAVDVTLVNDRGQILDMGSAIDELSERSLPDYYANSEHPEAQQYHTHRQLLRDVMLKAGFQRNPREWWHFSFGDQMWAWVSNQTNPENSFTARYGRFKIDT, encoded by the coding sequence ATGAGACCTTATCATCAGATCCCAATCTGCGAGTGTAGCGAACCATTAGTAGAGATTCCTTTAAAACTATTTGCGGTAGAATCTCCCCATCCTTATGAAAAATTGGGCGCACCTTACGGAATACACTCTCCTTATCATCTGCGGCAGACTGTAGTTGAAAATTTAATTCAAGCTCAAAATTATTTGCAATTGCTGCATCCTAATTGGTACATCCAAATTTTTGATGCTTATCGTCCTGTAGCTGTGCAGCAGTTTATGGTAGATTACAGCTTTACCCAAGCCCTAAATCAGAGAGGACTGATTGAGGCGGAGTTATCGTCAAGCCAGCGTCAGGAACTTTGGGAATTGGTTTATCAAATTTGGGCTGCACCTAGCTTAGATGAAAAAACGCCCCCACCCCATAGTACAGGTGCAGCGGTAGATGTGACGCTAGTAAACGATCGCGGGCAAATTTTAGATATGGGTTCAGCGATTGATGAATTGTCAGAGCGATCGCTTCCCGATTACTATGCCAATAGCGAACATCCAGAAGCACAACAATATCATACTCACCGCCAGTTATTGCGGGATGTCATGTTAAAAGCTGGATTTCAACGGAACCCTAGAGAATGGTGGCATTTTTCTTTTGGCGATCAAATGTGGGCTTGGGTAAGTAATCAAACTAATCCGGAGAATTCTTTCACAGCTCGCTATGGGCGTTTTAAAATAGATACCTGA
- a CDS encoding virulence-associated protein VapC homolog: MRYLFDTDHISFLQRRSGSEFLILAARIAQYQPTDFAFSIVSFHEQVIGAHTFITRSQTPGDVVRGYTLLMEIIWGFSAAPILPFDAGAVAIFEGLRAQRVRIATMDLRIAAIALSRGLVLLTRNTSDFSKVPNLITQDWTV, from the coding sequence GTGAGATATCTATTCGACACCGACCATATCAGTTTTCTTCAACGACGTTCAGGATCGGAATTTTTAATATTAGCTGCTCGTATTGCCCAGTATCAACCTACAGATTTTGCTTTTTCTATCGTTAGTTTCCATGAGCAAGTAATTGGCGCTCATACCTTTATTACTCGTTCCCAAACACCAGGTGATGTAGTTCGGGGATATACTCTGCTAATGGAAATCATTTGGGGGTTTTCCGCAGCACCAATTTTACCATTTGATGCTGGAGCAGTCGCCATATTTGAAGGATTAAGAGCGCAAAGAGTTCGCATCGCCACGATGGATTTAAGAATAGCTGCGATCGCACTTTCACGGGGCTTAGTATTATTGACTCGCAACACTAGCGACTTTAGCAAAGTTCCAAACTTGATAACACAGGATTGGACAGTGTAA
- a CDS encoding transcriptional modulator of MazE/toxin MazF, producing the protein MAMVIKRFDVFLVNLDPTIGTEIKKTRPCVVISPDEMNRHIATVIVAPMTTKGQPYPTRVACRFQDKDRQIVLDQIRTVDKTRLINRLGTISSDEQRAVIDILAEMFAD; encoded by the coding sequence ATGGCAATGGTAATCAAGCGTTTTGATGTGTTCCTTGTTAATCTCGATCCCACTATTGGCACTGAAATTAAAAAAACACGTCCCTGTGTAGTGATTTCACCAGACGAGATGAACCGTCATATTGCTACGGTCATTGTTGCACCTATGACTACAAAAGGTCAGCCATATCCCACAAGGGTAGCTTGTCGCTTTCAAGACAAAGATAGGCAGATTGTTCTAGATCAAATTCGCACAGTAGATAAAACTCGATTAATTAATCGTCTCGGTACGATTAGTTCTGATGAGCAAAGAGCAGTTATCGATATCTTAGCTGAGATGTTTGCCGATTGA
- a CDS encoding transcriptional regulator/antitoxin, MazE — protein sequence MGAAIRTRIVKIGNSQGIRIPKPLLEQSGISTEVEIEVHGDRLILRPASKLRVGWDEAFATMAERHDDVLLDDVNTTDWDRAEWQW from the coding sequence ATGGGCGCAGCTATTAGAACCAGAATAGTGAAAATCGGTAATTCTCAAGGTATTCGTATTCCCAAACCTCTGTTAGAGCAAAGTGGTATTAGTACAGAGGTGGAAATTGAGGTGCATGGCGATCGCTTAATTCTTCGTCCAGCATCAAAATTACGGGTTGGGTGGGACGAAGCTTTTGCCACAATGGCAGAACGGCACGATGATGTTCTCTTAGATGACGTTAATACAACAGACTGGGATCGGGCTGAATGGCAATGGTAA
- a CDS encoding NAD-dependent epimerase/dehydratase produces the protein MTALELKNKRILVTGGSGFLGRQVIDQLCQAGADINKITVPRSRECDLRVWENNQRVVDQQDIVIHLAAHVGGIGLNREKPAELFYDNLIMGTQLIHAAYQAGVEKFVCVGTICAYPKFTPVPFKEDDLWNGYPEETNAPYGVAKKALLVQLQAYRQQYNFNGIYLLPVNLYGPEDNFDPRSSHVIPALIRKVHEAQVKGEKQLPVWGDGSPTREFLYSQDAARGIVMGTQFYNDAEPVNLGTGYEISIKDLITLICELMEFDGEIVWETDKPNGQPRRCLDTERAKQAFNFTAQVSFREGLKNTIEWYRQNAA, from the coding sequence ATGACTGCCTTAGAACTAAAAAATAAACGGATTCTCGTTACTGGTGGATCGGGTTTCCTAGGTCGTCAAGTAATCGATCAGCTGTGTCAGGCAGGGGCTGATATCAATAAAATTACAGTACCGCGATCGCGTGAGTGCGATCTGCGTGTCTGGGAAAATAACCAACGTGTAGTTGACCAACAAGATATTGTCATTCATTTAGCAGCTCACGTTGGCGGTATCGGCCTCAACCGCGAAAAACCAGCAGAGTTATTCTACGACAACTTGATTATGGGGACTCAGCTAATTCATGCTGCCTATCAAGCTGGAGTAGAAAAATTCGTCTGTGTTGGCACTATCTGCGCTTATCCCAAATTTACCCCGGTGCCTTTCAAAGAAGATGACCTGTGGAATGGTTATCCAGAAGAAACCAATGCTCCCTACGGCGTTGCCAAAAAAGCACTGTTAGTCCAGCTGCAAGCTTATCGCCAGCAGTATAACTTTAACGGCATTTACCTTCTACCCGTGAATTTATACGGGCCGGAAGATAACTTTGACCCCAGAAGTTCCCATGTGATTCCGGCGTTAATTCGCAAAGTTCACGAAGCTCAAGTTAAAGGCGAAAAGCAACTTCCTGTTTGGGGTGATGGTAGTCCGACCCGTGAGTTCCTCTATTCTCAAGATGCGGCTAGAGGGATTGTTATGGGTACGCAATTCTATAACGATGCTGAACCAGTGAACCTAGGAACAGGGTATGAAATCTCTATTAAGGATTTAATTACTCTGATTTGCGAACTCATGGAGTTTGACGGGGAAATTGTTTGGGAAACAGATAAACCTAACGGTCAACCTCGCCGTTGTTTAGATACCGAAAGGGCAAAGCAAGCTTTTAATTTCACTGCCCAAGTCAGCTTCCGAGAGGGGCTAAAGAATACCATTGAGTGGTATCGGCAAAACGCTGCATAA
- a CDS encoding GDP-mannose 4,6-dehydratase — protein MTQQKRALITGITGQDGSYLSEFLLEQGYEVHGIIRRTSTFNTDRIDHMYEDPHKEGVRLFLHYGDLTDGTTLRRILEEVQPQEIYNLGAQSHVRVSFDSPEYTVDAVGMGTLRLLEAIRDYQRRTGIQVRFYQAGSSEMYGLVQAVPQSETTPFYPRSPYACAKVYAHWQTVNYRESYSLFACNGILFNHESPRRGETFVTRKITRAVAQIVAGKQKKLYMGNLDAKRDWGYAKDYVRAMWLMLQQEQPDDYVIATGETHSVREFLELAFSHVNLRWQDYVEFDERYLRPAEVELLIGDATKARQKLGWTPSVTFEGLVALMVEADLQALGVTAANGSGSSVLNDIATVRQQLGALHF, from the coding sequence ATGACGCAACAGAAACGAGCATTAATTACCGGTATTACTGGTCAAGATGGTTCATATCTGAGTGAGTTTTTGCTAGAGCAAGGTTACGAGGTTCATGGTATTATTCGCCGGACTTCTACCTTTAACACAGACCGCATCGATCATATGTATGAAGATCCTCACAAAGAGGGCGTGCGGTTATTTCTACACTATGGCGATTTGACAGATGGTACGACACTACGCCGGATTTTAGAAGAAGTACAGCCACAAGAAATCTACAATCTAGGTGCGCAATCCCATGTAAGAGTGAGCTTTGATTCACCAGAATATACAGTAGATGCTGTCGGGATGGGAACACTACGTTTGTTGGAAGCAATTCGGGATTACCAGCGGCGTACTGGAATTCAAGTGCGCTTTTATCAAGCTGGTTCTTCCGAAATGTATGGTTTAGTGCAAGCAGTGCCTCAAAGTGAAACCACGCCTTTCTATCCCCGTAGTCCTTATGCCTGTGCAAAAGTTTATGCTCATTGGCAGACGGTAAATTACCGTGAATCTTATTCGTTGTTTGCTTGTAATGGTATACTTTTTAATCACGAATCACCACGACGCGGTGAAACTTTTGTTACCCGTAAAATTACTAGGGCTGTGGCGCAAATTGTTGCTGGTAAACAGAAAAAGCTTTATATGGGCAATCTGGATGCCAAGCGAGATTGGGGCTATGCCAAGGATTACGTCAGAGCTATGTGGCTAATGTTGCAGCAAGAGCAACCAGATGATTACGTAATTGCGACTGGTGAAACCCATTCTGTACGGGAATTTTTGGAGTTAGCATTTAGTCATGTAAATCTCCGTTGGCAAGATTATGTAGAGTTTGATGAGCGCTATCTTCGCCCTGCTGAAGTAGAGTTATTAATTGGTGATGCTACTAAGGCACGCCAAAAGTTAGGTTGGACACCATCGGTAACTTTTGAAGGACTGGTAGCGCTGATGGTGGAAGCAGACCTACAGGCACTTGGCGTTACTGCGGCGAATGGAAGTGGTTCATCTGTATTAAATGATATTGCGACTGTTCGGCAACAACTGGGCGCTCTCCACTTTTGA